From one Anopheles cruzii chromosome 3, idAnoCruzAS_RS32_06, whole genome shotgun sequence genomic stretch:
- the LOC128273567 gene encoding uncharacterized protein LOC128273567 has product MSTALSKGSSRALSKIVEDDHPPKESTAAARRSSNDGTASDEQLRHCFVPADEAGCLGLHLSRTPWDPYPWVSGVVEGSCAALAGVRIGDCVLEANGEDLLGLKVIDIAKRVRSRRASRSSPAGVGLLLWNSGFEKNNLNPQSLSRFANCLQGIAGLLECPVCLEIIRPPSWQCTHGHLICTACRAKTGKCPICREVLGRSRCIVADKLFHYLVQTLGHEADHAPTDRTTDAHLQKESHARRLPLMLREHQRRHQQQQQHQSHHTHKHAFKLKANIGPNGTEPATATGNSEAAVAASLSEARYHCPTGQPCPRMENQHDILIHLQKSHQTGVVQHYVTAGDTVDVTLADDGPSGSLLACVVVIPRTTAPKSTHGQVFFVTKFRCPERPAESLWWLWYLGDESAGHWQVQLATTTTTGAPQEDVAAPWCGRPVSLERSRAEVLRSKQYVRTKADRRQIRVRIVGGTA; this is encoded by the exons ATGTCAACGGCACTGAGCAAGGGCTCATCCCGTGCCCTGAGCAAGATCGTTGAAGACGATCATCCGCCCAAGgagtcgacggcggcggcacggcggTCCAGCAATGACGGGACGGCTTCGGACGAACAACTGAGGCACTGCTTCGTGCCAGCAGACGAGGCGGGATGCCTCGGACTGCACCTGAGCCGCACGCCCTGGGACCCGTACCCCTGGGTGAGCGGCGTGGTCGAGGGATCGTGTGCGGCCCTGGCCGGCGTCCGGATCGGTGACTGTGTCCTGGAGGCGAATGGCGAAGATCTCCTTGGGCTGAAAGTGATCGACATCGCGAAACGTGTGCGCAGCCGACGAGCGAGCCGTTCGAGTCCGGCCGGCGTCGGTTTGTTGCTGTGGAACTCCGGCTTCGAGAAGAAC AACCTTAATCCGCAATCGTTATCACGCTTCGCCAACTGCCTGCAGGGGATAGCCGGGCTTTTGGAGTGTCCGGTGTGTCTGGAAATcatccggccaccgtcgtggCAGTGCACACACGGGCATCTGATCTGCACGGCATGCCGGGCCAAGACTGGCAAGTGCCCGATCTGTCGCGAAGTGCTTGGTCGTTCCCGGTGCATCGTGGCCGACAAGCTGTTCCACTATCTGGTGCAAACCCTCGGACACGAAG CTGATCATGCACCGACGGACCGAACGACCGATGCACACCTGCAGAAAGAGTCTCACGCACGGCGACTGCCGCTAATGCTGCGAGAACATCAACggcgccaccagcaacagcagcagcatcaatcTCATCACACGCATAAACACGCATtcaaattgaaagcaaacatcGGCCCTAATGGGACCGAGCCTGCGACAGCAACGGGGAACTCAgaagcagcagtggcagcatcATTATCCGAGGCTCGCTACCACTGCCCGACCGGTCAGCCATGCCCTCGTATGGAAAATCAACATGACATTCTGATTCACTTGCAAAAGTCCCACCAAACCGGCGTCGTGCAGCACTACGTGACCGCCGGTGACACGGTGGACGTCACGCTCGCCGACGACGGACCGAGCGGTTCGCTGCTGGCCTGCGTCGTGGTGATCCCGCGGACAACCGCTCCGAAGTCCACCCACGGCCAGGTGTTCTTCGTAACGAAGTTCCGCTGCCCCGAGCGACCGGCCGAGTCCCTGTGGTGGCTGTGGTACCTGGGAGACGAGTCAGCGGGACACTGGCAGGTGcagttggccaccaccaccaccaccggggcaccgCAAGAGGATGTGGCCGCCCCCTGGTGTGGACGCCCCGTTTCGCTCGAGCGGAGCCGTGCGGAGGTGTTGCGCAGCAAACAGTATGTCCGCACGAAGGCTGACCGGCGTCAGATCCGCGTGCGGATCGTCGGCGGCACAGCGTAA